The following proteins are co-located in the Cydia fagiglandana chromosome 2, ilCydFagi1.1, whole genome shotgun sequence genome:
- the LOC134676448 gene encoding uncharacterized protein LOC134676448 has product MEVMLNLSPLHLHIQQEASLSAVRLRTLNIWSNTTGALHTACLEKVYSEFPVLMAGTDRIHKQAIFDKRYKIQLFEDDNYEGLNPRELRIFTDGSKTDSGSGSGTFSEDLNMSITTPLGAHNSVFQAECMGIINAAAAITARKVVGSSIRILSDSRAVLMALKSHIVTSKLIHECHERLMEVCQNNKITLQWIKGHSGSRGNDAADELARQGSGAGAIGPEPILPIPFSKVRSMLLARTGKLHTEHWLNQTGCRQAKQAMPSMNGKLTRALLQLGKVRLSMVTSVITGHGLFNKHLFITGVTDSPLCRGCMEEEETASHVVLECSGLAPYRAKHLGSPSDLPEVLLNIKGLIGFLEELGWQD; this is encoded by the coding sequence atggaggtcatgctaaacctttcaccgctgcacctacacatacaacaagaggccagtctctcagcggtaaggttacgaaccctcaatatatggtctaacaccacaggagctcttcacacagcatgcctggaaaaagtatacagcgaatttccagtgctcatggcgggcacggatcgaattcacaaacaagccatctttgacaaaaggtacaaaatacaattatttgaggacgacaactacgaaggactcaatccccgggagctgagaatcttcactgatgggtccaaaacagacagcggatcaggctctggaaccttttcagaagacctgaacatgtcaatcaccactccgctaggagcccataactcggtattccaggctgagtgcatgggcatcattaacgcggcggctgccatcactgcaaggaaggtagtaggatcctccatccgcatactctccgacagcagagcagtcttaatggccctaaaaagccatatagtcacatccaaacttatacacgaatgccacgaacgactaatggaggtatgtcagaacaataagatcaccttacaatggatcaaaggacacagtggatcccgaggtaacgacgccgcggacgagctcgccagacaaggatcgggtgcgggggcgataggcccggaaccgatcctcccgataccgtttagtaaggtacgctcaatgctgctggcacgtacagggaaactacacacagaacactggctaaaccaaactggatgcagacaggccaagcaggccatgcctagcatgaacggtaagctcacaagggcgctccttcaactaggaaaggttcgactgagtatggtaaccagtgtcataacaggtcatggactttttaacaaacatctttttataacaggtgtcacagacagtcccctatgccgtggatgcatggaggaagaagaaacagcctctcacgtggtgttggaatgcagcggattggccccatacagggcaaaacatctcggatccccgagtgacctccccgaggtcctactcaacatcaaaggtttgataggattcctcgaggagctgggctggcaagactag